TCTTCGTAACGGCGGCAGGGCTGTTCATGTATCTGACCGAAGAAGACGTCCGCGAACTGCTGATGCGGATAGGCGAGGCCCGGGACGGGCAGGAAACCGAAGTTTTCTTTGATGCGATGTCGCCGCGCCTCTCGCGAAAGTCACTGAAGGGCTGGACACTTGAGAATGGCTATGTCGCGCCCAGAATGCCATTTGGAGCGACCCGGCGCGGCGTGCGCAAACTGGCGAAATCAGTCCCGGGCCTGCTCGTTGAAGCGACGCCACTTTACGTATCAGCATACCCCGAACGGAGCCGTTTATTCTCCGTGCTGGGTAAAGTGCCCTTTCTGGGCGACTACCCCCCCACGCTGGTGCATGCCCGGTTTCCCGCGGTCGAATGGTAATCCACGCATCGGCCTCACAGCAAAACCCGAAACGCTCACAAGCGCTTTCTGGCAAGGTTGATCGCACAATTTGGCCAACCGAGGGTGATCATCACCGACAAGCTACGCAGCTACATCAATCCGATCGCACGCCAGGCATCAGGGGCCGATCATCGGGCGCACAAGGGTCTCACCAACAGGTTCGAGGGCAGCCATAGGCCGACGCGGCGGCGGGACAAAATCATGGGGCGATTCAAGCCGCCCCGGCAGGCGCAAAGGTTTCTGGCGGTTCATGACCAGATCAACACAATCTTCCGTCCCCGCCGCTATCGTCTCACCGCCACATCATACCGCCACGCGCGATCCGATGCCTTCGATCTATGGAGCATCTACACACTCGAAATGACCGCCTTACCGGCATCGATCAGGCAGCACTCAGATGGGTGCAAATAAGTTGGCAATGCCCTTCCAACTCGTCAACGTCCGCTACGAAAAGGGTGCCATGATCCTCACCTCAAACCGCGGCTTCGCCGAATGGGGCGAGGTCTTCGGCGATCCCGTTGTCGCCACCGCGCTTCTCGACAGGCTCCTTCACCACGCCGTGGTCATCCAGATCGAAGGTGCCAGCTACCGCCTGCGCAGCCATGCCGACCTCATACCCGAGCATGTCCGCGCCAACGCCCCAATCGCTCCGCCACCGCCGCCGAAGCGCCGCGGACGGCCGCCAAAGACAAGGAATGGAACCGCTGATCACTGACGCCGGTTGATCGCCGGGACCAAGCAAGTGGGGAATTCTACTTCGGCACTTTTGGGGAAAGTTCAAACGGCGTTGACACCAGATCGAGCCCAACCGTAATAATCTCCGACATGACCGTCCTCCGTTGTGCATCATCACAGACCCACCTTGTTGGAGTGGACGGCCCCCGAACGGCATCGAAATGTGCCAGATTGAGTCGTCGAAGAACTCAAACGAAGGAGCCGTCCGTGGACAAGATTATTCGTATTGGCATGGATACGTCGAAACACGTCTTCCAGCTGCATGGTGTGAACGCCGCCGAACAACCGGTTCTGCGCAAGAAGATGCGCCGCAAGGAAATGGTGGATTTCTTTGCGAAGTACCCGCCAACCGTCATCGCGATCGAAGCTTGTGGTGCCTCGCATCATTGGGCGCGGCTGCTGGAAGGGTTCGGCCATGAGGTCAAGCTAATTGCGCCGCAGCTTGCGAAGCCCTACGTCAAGCGCGGCAAGAATGATGCCGCAGATGCCGAAGCGCTATGCGAGGCGATGAGCCGCCCGACAATGCGGTTCGTGCCTGTGAAGAGCGCCGAGCAACAAGCGGCATTGATGCTGGTCGGCATGCGTGAGCGTGCTGTCGCCACCCGAACGCAGCTGGCTAATACGATCCGGGGCTATGCTGCAGAATTCGGAGTTACCGCAGCCAAAGGCCTGTGTCATATTCCGCGCCTGCTAGACCGGATCATGGCTGATGAGACCATTCCTGCCCTTGCGCGCGATCTGTTTGCGTCACTGGCGGCAGAGTTCGCGCAGTTGAAGGAACGCCTTAAGGGGATAGAGGCGAAGCTAATGACCTGGTACCGGAGCGACGAGTGCTGTCGTCGCCTCGCCACGATCCCCGGTGTCGGGCCGATCGGTGCGGTTTTGCTGGTGATGAAAGCGCCCGCACCGGAGCTGTTTACATCCGGAAGGCAATTCGCTGCCTGGATGGGGCTGACGCCCCGGGATCATTCGACCGCCGGTAAAGTCAGACCAGGTGTCATCACGCGAGCCGGCGATGAGATGTTGCGCAAGACACTCGTCGTGGGCGCGACTTCATTGCTGCGACAGGTGAGAGCGGGCAAAGGCAGGAACGCCTCGCCCTGGCTCATCGACCTGCTTCGGCGCAAGCCGCCTAAACTTGTGGCTGTGGCACTTGCCAACAAGATCGCCAGGATTGCGTGGAAAATGATGATGTCGGGCGAAGCCTACAAAAACACCATTGCGCGACCGGTTGTGGCCTGCGCGGCGTGACCAGATCGGCCAGTCACGGTGAGCAGGAGAAAGACGCTACCGTGCTGAGCTGATGCGTGAACTTGCAGGAAACCTGAAGATGGTGTGATCGATCGATCCAAGACGTGGGACACCCCGTGTGTGCCAATGGCCCGATGTGGCCGTCACCTTGTTTGGAACCCATGTTGCGGAATCCATCTTGGCCAGCGTTCATGTGCGAGCGCACCAACAGGCCGGACATATGAACGCAAGCGATCCGATCAAAATCGTCAGAGTGCTCTTGCGGGGAGGAGGCCGTCCACATATGGCACATAGATGCCGGCGGGGGCGGTCACATCATCAAGGCCACCGCCAACTCATACCACCATGCTCGGGCTCACGCGTTCAGCCTCCGGGCTGATTACACCGCCGAAATGATGGCGTGATCTCTCAGGCCCCCGAACTTTGCAAGTTGCATTCAACAACTTGGCGATGCCCTTTGAAGAGTTCCTGAGCCTAGCCGAAATCGGCACATAAGTTGACACCTGATTGGGTCTGTCACATCGTCACTGGACCTTATTCGGGGAATTTGCGTGGACGAGTGGGGCCAACCCGGCAGAGCGGAATACCGAATTGAACCGCAAATAGATACCCGCCAGATACGGATATTCCTGGCGGTTCTGGATCATGGCAGCGTCACGCTCGCTGCCAATGCACTGGGAATTACCCAGCCCGCCGTCAGTCAGGTTCTCCGACGGTGGCGGGACATGACCGGCGATCCGTTATTGGTGCGGAGCGGGTCCAAACTGGTGCCGACCCAAAAGGCCGAGGAAATGGTCGCGCCGTTGCGCCAGTCCCTAAAAAAAATCGCGACTGCCTTTTCGGGCGCGCCTGACTTTGATCCAAAACGGGATGATCTTGTCTTCCGGGTCGCGTCGGCGGATTGCATGGAGGCATTTTTCCTGCCGCGGCTGATCTCTGAAATCCGGGCCGCCGCTCCCAATGCCCGGCTTCACCTGCGTTCGATCGTACCGGGATATGACTATGCCACCGCGTTAGAGAAAGGCGAATTGGACATCGTGATCGCCAATTGGCCCGGCCCTCCGGGCAATCTGCGTACCGTCCGGTTGATGGTCGATGACACGGTTTGTATTTTTGGCGCCAATCATGTGTTGGCCAGCTTCCCCGAGGGTGTCACGCTCGACGAGTACATTACCTTGGACCATGTTGCGCCCATGCCTATTTCCCCGCTCGCGCCGGGGCCGATCGATGGCAAACTGGCCGAACTGGGTCATTGCCGCAACATCCGGGTGATCGTGCCGGAATTCAACATCGTACCCTACGTGTTGTTGTCCTCCGACATGGTCTTCACCAGCAGCGCCAACTTCGCACGCCATTACCAGCGGTTCTTGCCCATTCGATCCGTTCCGGCACCCCCCGAATTTGGACAGATGCGATTTTATCTGCTGTGGCATGAACGCGCACAGGCTTCACCTTTGAACCGTTGGCTACGGGCACAGATGATTCGTATCGGGCAGGAACTGCAATTGCAAACAGATCAGGCGCACAGCGGGTGACAGTCGGCAAATCCAGCCAACACTAGAATTATAAGTAAAACGATATAAACTTATTTATGTCTGCGACGTTCACTAATGGTTGACTTCCGCCGAACCTTTTTTTGCCGAACACAAGCCAGGCAGGGCGTCTTCCCTGATGGCCGATGTGAAAGAAGAGGAGGCTCAACGTCATGAGCGTTGAAAACCAGTCCAAGCAAGGTCGGTGGGCCGGACGCAACTCAGACAAGGACGTGATCCGAGATAAAATCTGGAAGATACTTGTGGATGAAGGCCAGAATGTTGGCCCCACCTGGAGCCGGATCCCGAATTTCGTCGGCGCCGATCTGGCGGCCAAACGGTTGTCGGAGCTGGATTTCTGGACATCCGCAAAGGTTGTGAAATGCAACCCTGACCCGCCGCAAATCCCCGTGCGACTACGGGCGCTTTACGACGGCAAGCTCTTGTATACGCCGGTACCCGAACTGGTCGAGGGATTCCCGTTTGTGCTGCTTGATCCCGCGCGGCTCGAAGCCGACGGCGTTCAGTTCGAGCTTGCCGCGACATCACAAGGCGCGGTGGAATATGGTCAGCCCGTCAGCTTTCAGGAGATGGCCCCCATGGATGTCATCGTCGTGGGCTGTGTCGGCGTCACCCGCAGTGGCGGACGCACCGGCAAAGGCGGCGGCTTTGCGGATCTGGAGCTTGGAATCTTCCGCGAGTTGGGCAAGGTGCCGGATCACGCGGTGATCGTCTCCACGGTCCATTCTTCGCAAGTGGTCGATGACGATGACATCGTCATGATGGAGCACGATTCCGCGCTTGAATGGATCTGCACCGAGAAAGAAGTCATTCAAACTCGCTCACCCTATCCTCAGCCAACTGGCGTCGCCTGGGACATGGTACAGCCTGATCAGTTGGAGGACATTCCCTTTCTCAAAGAACTGAAGCGCAATTTGTCCTCACGTTAAAGATCCGGCGGTTCCCACCTCTCTGCGGATGGGGATCGCCTAAATGAAAAAAGCCAACATGGAGTTAGAAAATGCTTAGCAGACGAATCTGGATGCTTGGATCCGCCTCGGTAGTCCTTGCCACGGGACTGGCTGTATCACCATATGCAGTGCATGCCGAAACGCCACTGCGCGTGGCATTGATCATGACAGGACCGATCACTGACGGTGCCTGGGCGCAACTTGCCTATGAGGGGCTGGCCGAGTTGGACAAACGGCCCGAATTCGAAACTGGCTATGCCGAAAATGTGAGCCAAGCCAACCTCGTGCAGGTGGTGCAAGGCTATGCCGACGATGGTTATGACCTGATCATCGGGCATGGCTATGAATTCGGCTCCGCCTTTGTCGAGATCGCGCCGGACTACCCGGATCAGAGGTTCTTTGCCTCGACCTTCAAACCCGAAGGCGACATTCCCGACAACACCCGCTATATCGATATGGCCTATTTCGACGCCGCCTACGGTGCCGGCGTATTGGCCGCGCTATTGTCCAAAGAAGGCAAGGCGGTTGGCTTCGTGGGCGGTGGCGATAACCCGACTCAGCAGCGTATGATGTCCACCTTTATCGGCGGTGCCGAGGCGACACGGCCGGGGCTTACAGGGCTGGGGATCGTCACGGGAGAATACGACAATGCCAGCAAGGGTTCCGAAGCGTCAGCTGCAATGATCGCGCGGGGCGCAGATGTGATTTGGCACGGTGCGAATGTCACCGGATTGGGCGCGATCCAAGGTGCGGTGGCCCAGGGCGCTACGGTCTTGGGCTGCTACTCCGACCAGACCGGTGTTGCGCCAGAAGCGATGGCCACAAGTTTCGCGATGAATCTTGGTTGGATGGTCGAGGTGGTGGCACAGTCCGTTGTCGATGGCACGTTCGAGGGGGGCTCGGAATGGCAGCCGCCGGTCACCGAGATGTGGTCGCTCCATGCCGGTGCGGCGGGTGACCACAATCCCGATATCGCGTCAGATGAGATCTGGACCCAGTTCCAAACGGTCTGGAGAGGCTTGGGAGATGGCAGCATTGACGTCGAGACTCTGGTGAAATGATCTGATCACACGCGACCTGGCAGGGCGTCTGCGCCTTGCGACAGGTTCGAAACTGGACCCCCCATGACCTCCCCATTCCTGAACGCACGAAAAATCGTCAAACGCTTTCCCGGCGTGCTGGCCAATGACCATGTGGATTTTGACGTAGACCGGGGCGAAATCCACGCCTTGCTTGGCGAAAACGGCGCGGGAAAGAGCACCCTGATGCAGATTCTCTACGGGCTGTACAGCCGGGATGGCGGCGAAATCCTTGTCGATGGCAGTCCCGTCGATCTGGCCACACCCGCGGAGTCGATCGCCGCCGGAATCGGGATGATCCATCAGGAATTCATGCTGGTGCGCCGCTTTACCGTGGCGGAGAATATCATCCTCGGCCTGAAGGACCGCTCACATGGCGGGCGGCTGGATATCGCAGCCGCTTCGGCACGGATCTCCGAACTGTCGAACTCCTACGGGCTTCGGGTCGACCCGGAAGCCATCGTCGAACATCTGTCGGTCGGAGTTCAGCAGCGTGTCGAAATCCTCAAACTGCTCTATCGCAAGGCGACGCTTCTTATCCTGGATGAGCCGACCGCAGTGCTGACTCCGCAGGAAACGCAAGCTTTTTTCAGGATCCTGCGCAAACTGGCTGCAGAAGGGCATGCCATTGTTATCGTAACCCATAAATTAAACGAAATCATGGAGATATCTGATCGGGTGACGATCATGCGCGATGGCCGTGTCGTCGCCTCCGTTGCCACTAGGGGCAGTTCGGAGGCTGAACTGGCGCGTCTGATGGTCGGACGAGATGTCGAACTGGGCACAAGACGGCGTGCGCAGAATGTCGGTGCCCCGGTTCTCGAAATCGAAAACCTAACTGTTCGGGACGAGCTTGGTCATGGTGCCGTCGAGAATCTGTCTTTGACCCTAAATGCTGGCGAAATCGTTGGCTTGGCCGGCGTGGATGGGAATGGTCAATCCGAACTAGCTCAAGCAATGATGAATCTGCGCCCCATAGAGGCCGGGCGCATCATGCTTGAGGGTCGCGATCTCACCCGGACAAGTCCTGCCGAACATATTGCGGCACGGCTGGCCTATGTGCCGGCGGATCGGCGGCATGTGGGTACGGTTGCGGAACTGCCGATCACACTTAATGCGGTCCTAGGTGATCAACGTGCCTATACGGGGCAGTTCGGTTTGCTGGATTTCGGGCGCATCAGAGAATTTGCGCAATCCCTGATGACGCGTTTCGGAGTGCGGCCCAACGATCCCGAGTACATCGCCGGCAAACTGTCGGGTGGCAACCTGCAAAAGGTTCAAATGGGCCGAGCAATCGCGATCGACCCGGTCGCCCTGATTATCGAACAGCCGACGCGCGGACTTGACGTCGGCGCGATCGAGGCGGTCTGGGGCGAAATTCTCGCACAGCGGGAGGCAGGCAAAGCCGTGCTTCTGATATCGGCGGAATTGCAGGAAATCCTCAATCTCGCCGATCGGATCGCGGTCATCTACGAGGGTCGGATCATGGGTATCCTTCCCGCTGATCGGGCAGATGTCAGCCAGATCGGACTCATGATGGCGGGTTCAGTCCCATCCGAAGAACGGAGATAGCCATGATTCTGCTTGAGCGTCGGTTGAAACCGGCGGATTCCCCCCGCGCCATTGCGGTTGCGACAATATTGTCGGTCCTAGCAGCGCTCATGGTCGGCGGATTGCTGTTTCTGCCATACGGCGCAAACCCGATCTCGGCCTATGCGGCGCTCTTCAGCGAGGCGTTTCTGTCGTGGCGGGGGTTCGGTTTCACACTGATCAAAGCAACACCGTTGATCCTAGTCGGATTGGGTACGGTGGTCGCCTGGCGCACCGGGTTCGGGTATCTGGGCTTTGAGGGCTG
This is a stretch of genomic DNA from Pukyongiella litopenaei. It encodes these proteins:
- a CDS encoding ABC transporter ATP-binding protein produces the protein MTSPFLNARKIVKRFPGVLANDHVDFDVDRGEIHALLGENGAGKSTLMQILYGLYSRDGGEILVDGSPVDLATPAESIAAGIGMIHQEFMLVRRFTVAENIILGLKDRSHGGRLDIAAASARISELSNSYGLRVDPEAIVEHLSVGVQQRVEILKLLYRKATLLILDEPTAVLTPQETQAFFRILRKLAAEGHAIVIVTHKLNEIMEISDRVTIMRDGRVVASVATRGSSEAELARLMVGRDVELGTRRRAQNVGAPVLEIENLTVRDELGHGAVENLSLTLNAGEIVGLAGVDGNGQSELAQAMMNLRPIEAGRIMLEGRDLTRTSPAEHIAARLAYVPADRRHVGTVAELPITLNAVLGDQRAYTGQFGLLDFGRIREFAQSLMTRFGVRPNDPEYIAGKLSGGNLQKVQMGRAIAIDPVALIIEQPTRGLDVGAIEAVWGEILAQREAGKAVLLISAELQEILNLADRIAVIYEGRIMGILPADRADVSQIGLMMAGSVPSEERR
- a CDS encoding IS110 family transposase; the protein is MDKIIRIGMDTSKHVFQLHGVNAAEQPVLRKKMRRKEMVDFFAKYPPTVIAIEACGASHHWARLLEGFGHEVKLIAPQLAKPYVKRGKNDAADAEALCEAMSRPTMRFVPVKSAEQQAALMLVGMRERAVATRTQLANTIRGYAAEFGVTAAKGLCHIPRLLDRIMADETIPALARDLFASLAAEFAQLKERLKGIEAKLMTWYRSDECCRRLATIPGVGPIGAVLLVMKAPAPELFTSGRQFAAWMGLTPRDHSTAGKVRPGVITRAGDEMLRKTLVVGATSLLRQVRAGKGRNASPWLIDLLRRKPPKLVAVALANKIARIAWKMMMSGEAYKNTIARPVVACAA
- a CDS encoding BMP family protein, yielding MLSRRIWMLGSASVVLATGLAVSPYAVHAETPLRVALIMTGPITDGAWAQLAYEGLAELDKRPEFETGYAENVSQANLVQVVQGYADDGYDLIIGHGYEFGSAFVEIAPDYPDQRFFASTFKPEGDIPDNTRYIDMAYFDAAYGAGVLAALLSKEGKAVGFVGGGDNPTQQRMMSTFIGGAEATRPGLTGLGIVTGEYDNASKGSEASAAMIARGADVIWHGANVTGLGAIQGAVAQGATVLGCYSDQTGVAPEAMATSFAMNLGWMVEVVAQSVVDGTFEGGSEWQPPVTEMWSLHAGAAGDHNPDIASDEIWTQFQTVWRGLGDGSIDVETLVK
- a CDS encoding LysR family transcriptional regulator, which translates into the protein MDEWGQPGRAEYRIEPQIDTRQIRIFLAVLDHGSVTLAANALGITQPAVSQVLRRWRDMTGDPLLVRSGSKLVPTQKAEEMVAPLRQSLKKIATAFSGAPDFDPKRDDLVFRVASADCMEAFFLPRLISEIRAAAPNARLHLRSIVPGYDYATALEKGELDIVIANWPGPPGNLRTVRLMVDDTVCIFGANHVLASFPEGVTLDEYITLDHVAPMPISPLAPGPIDGKLAELGHCRNIRVIVPEFNIVPYVLLSSDMVFTSSANFARHYQRFLPIRSVPAPPEFGQMRFYLLWHERAQASPLNRWLRAQMIRIGQELQLQTDQAHSG
- a CDS encoding 5-formyltetrahydrofolate cyclo-ligase is translated as MSVENQSKQGRWAGRNSDKDVIRDKIWKILVDEGQNVGPTWSRIPNFVGADLAAKRLSELDFWTSAKVVKCNPDPPQIPVRLRALYDGKLLYTPVPELVEGFPFVLLDPARLEADGVQFELAATSQGAVEYGQPVSFQEMAPMDVIVVGCVGVTRSGGRTGKGGGFADLELGIFRELGKVPDHAVIVSTVHSSQVVDDDDIVMMEHDSALEWICTEKEVIQTRSPYPQPTGVAWDMVQPDQLEDIPFLKELKRNLSSR